In one Brevibacterium sp. CBA3109 genomic region, the following are encoded:
- the miaA gene encoding tRNA (adenosine(37)-N6)-dimethylallyltransferase MiaA, producing the protein MSADAPVVTIAGATATGKSDLALNLAEHLGGEIINTDSMQFYRGMDIGTAKLPVSQRRGVQHHLIDILDVREDANVQTFQQQAREAIADIRSRGKRPILVGGSGLYVRAATDRMEFPGTDPQVRARLESEVDADRWGRHRHLQDLDPAAAAKITPNDSRRIVRALEVIELTGRPFSAQLPDYQAIEPTIHLGLAVEREALHKRIAARVGLMWEQGWVDEVRCLLERGLAEGRTASRAIGYAQIQQYLADELDREAAQEQTTIRTRQFARRQDTWFRRDPRIVWIDSTAGDHEANTARALEAITDGRLLES; encoded by the coding sequence GTGAGCGCAGACGCACCTGTAGTCACCATTGCCGGGGCCACAGCCACCGGCAAATCGGATCTTGCCCTGAACCTTGCCGAACACCTCGGCGGGGAGATCATCAACACCGATTCCATGCAGTTCTACCGAGGCATGGACATCGGGACCGCGAAACTGCCGGTCAGCCAGCGGCGTGGGGTCCAGCATCACCTCATCGACATACTCGATGTTCGGGAGGACGCGAACGTACAGACCTTCCAACAGCAGGCACGTGAGGCCATTGCCGATATCCGCAGCAGAGGGAAGCGACCCATCCTCGTCGGTGGATCAGGGCTGTACGTGCGAGCCGCGACCGATCGGATGGAATTCCCCGGCACCGACCCCCAGGTGCGGGCACGGCTCGAGTCCGAAGTCGATGCCGACCGCTGGGGCCGACACCGGCACCTGCAGGATCTTGACCCGGCTGCAGCTGCGAAGATCACGCCTAATGATTCACGGCGCATCGTGCGTGCCCTCGAGGTCATCGAACTGACAGGCCGGCCCTTCAGCGCTCAGCTGCCTGACTATCAGGCGATCGAACCGACCATCCACCTCGGTCTGGCAGTCGAACGAGAGGCTCTGCACAAACGGATCGCGGCTCGCGTGGGTCTCATGTGGGAGCAGGGATGGGTTGATGAGGTCCGTTGCCTGCTCGAGCGGGGGCTTGCCGAGGGCCGAACCGCATCCCGAGCAATCGGATATGCGCAGATCCAACAGTATCTGGCCGACGAGCTCGACCGCGAAGCCGCTCAGGAGCAGACGACCATCAGGACTCGCCAGTTCGCGCGCAGACAGGACACGTGGTTCCGCCGGGACCCGCGAATCGTCTGGATCGACTCAACCGCCGGAGACCATGAGGCCAACACGGCTCGCGCGCTCGAGGCCATCACAGACGGCAGGCTCCTCGAGAGCTGA
- the miaB gene encoding tRNA (N6-isopentenyl adenosine(37)-C2)-methylthiotransferase MiaB produces MTELIDAPAATEKSPRSYEVKTYGCQMNVHDSERLSGLLDDAGYVPANTDDQADVIVFNTCAVRENADNRLYGNLGQLAHVKERNPGFQIAVGGCMAQKDRDTIVKKAPWVDVVFGTHNMGSLPALLERARHNQEAQVEILESLDVFPSTLPSRRESQHSGWVSISVGCNNSCTFCIVPSLRGKEKDRRPGDILAEVEALVADGVVEVTLLGQNVNSYGAEFRDKGAFAKLLRAVGKVEGIERVRFTSPHPASFSDDVIDAMAETPTVMPQLHMPLQSGSDSILKSMRRSYRTSRFMRILDSVREKIPHAAITTDIIVGFPGETEEDFLGTMDIVRRARFSQAFTFQYSIRPGTPAATMDDQVPKHIVQERFERLTALQDEISWEENTAQIGREVEVLVTTRPHDDSPRLSGRAADNRLVHVGIPERADMPRPGDFVTATVTEAKPYFLLADSGYAVRPSSAGDAYDRAQAESCGAPTQGQSSGASTNLGMPTIRARS; encoded by the coding sequence ATGACTGAACTGATTGATGCACCTGCCGCCACCGAGAAATCACCGCGCAGCTACGAGGTGAAGACCTACGGCTGTCAGATGAATGTCCACGATTCCGAACGACTCTCCGGACTTCTCGACGATGCGGGCTATGTTCCTGCAAACACCGATGACCAAGCCGACGTCATTGTCTTCAACACCTGCGCGGTGCGGGAGAATGCGGACAATCGCCTCTACGGAAACCTCGGTCAACTGGCCCACGTCAAGGAACGCAACCCCGGTTTCCAGATCGCAGTCGGCGGCTGCATGGCACAGAAGGATCGAGACACGATCGTCAAGAAGGCCCCATGGGTCGACGTGGTCTTCGGCACCCACAACATGGGATCGCTGCCAGCGCTGCTCGAGCGAGCCCGACACAACCAGGAAGCCCAGGTCGAGATTCTTGAGAGTCTCGACGTCTTCCCGTCGACCCTGCCCAGCCGACGCGAGTCGCAGCATTCCGGGTGGGTGTCGATCTCGGTCGGATGCAACAACTCCTGCACGTTCTGCATCGTGCCCAGCCTGCGCGGCAAGGAGAAGGACCGCAGGCCCGGCGACATCTTGGCAGAAGTCGAGGCACTCGTCGCCGACGGAGTCGTCGAAGTCACGCTTCTGGGCCAGAACGTGAACTCCTATGGCGCAGAATTCAGAGACAAGGGCGCATTCGCGAAACTGCTGCGGGCCGTGGGCAAGGTGGAGGGCATCGAGCGTGTCCGTTTCACCAGTCCACATCCTGCCTCATTCTCCGACGATGTGATCGATGCTATGGCAGAGACACCGACTGTGATGCCTCAGCTTCACATGCCCCTGCAGTCCGGGTCCGACTCGATTCTCAAATCGATGCGCCGCTCCTACCGCACCAGCAGATTCATGCGCATCCTCGACTCCGTACGCGAGAAGATCCCGCACGCAGCGATCACCACCGACATCATCGTCGGTTTCCCCGGGGAGACCGAAGAGGACTTCCTGGGAACCATGGACATCGTCCGACGCGCGCGTTTCTCGCAGGCCTTCACCTTCCAATACTCGATACGACCCGGCACTCCCGCCGCCACGATGGACGATCAGGTACCCAAGCACATCGTGCAGGAACGCTTCGAGCGGTTGACTGCCCTCCAGGATGAAATCTCCTGGGAGGAGAACACTGCACAGATCGGGCGAGAGGTCGAAGTGCTCGTCACGACCAGACCGCACGATGACTCCCCACGACTCAGCGGCCGTGCCGCGGACAACAGACTCGTCCACGTCGGCATCCCCGAAAGAGCGGACATGCCGCGTCCGGGTGACTTCGTCACTGCGACCGTGACCGAGGCTAAGCCCTACTTCCTCCTGGCCGATTCGGGCTACGCAGTTCGTCCCTCATCAGCAGGCGATGCCTATGATCGTGCTCAGGCCGAGAGCTGCGGGGCACCAACACAGGGTCAGTCGAGCGGCGCTTCCACGAATCTGGGCATGCCGACCATCCGCGCCCGCAGCTGA